CCGACCCGTACCGATCAAACGTCTTCGTGTGGTTCTACCGCGATCTGCCAGACGAGGCGCCGGTGCCCGGCGACATTCCGGTGCTGTTTCGCGACGACCGAATCGTCGTCGTGGACAAACCCGCGTTTCTCTCGACAATTCCGCGCGGCCGACACGTCAGGGAGAGCGTCGTCGTGCGCCTGCGACACGAGCTCGGTTTGCCAGAACTCACCCCGATGCACCGCCTCGACAGGGTGACCTCGGGCGTACTGCTCATGTCTGTCGAGCGCAGGTATCGTGGCGCCTACCAGACGATGTTCCAAGACGGCGAGGTGACGAAGACGTACCGGGCGGTCGGGCCAGTGAGCGACGGGCTTGCGCTTCCCACGACGGTGCGAAACCACCTGCACAAGGTGCCTGGAACGATGCAGGCCGAGGTGCTGGCGGGGAGAGAGCCGAACTCCGAGTCGCTCGTCGAGTTCGAGCGCGCGCTCACTTCGCAGGAAGAGGCCGCGCTCGGCGGCGAGCCTGGCCGCGCCGTCTATCGGCTGACCCCGCGCACGGGCAAGACGCACCAGTTGCGCATCCATTTGTGGAGCCTCGGGATCCCGATCGAAGGCGACCCGCTTTACCCCGCGGCCCGAAACGTCGCCATCGATGATTTCTCGACGCCGCTCCAGTTGCTCGCGAGCG
Above is a window of Leucobacter aridicollis DNA encoding:
- a CDS encoding pseudouridine synthase: MPPRSPLPQRMGLDAAWLNSAARPGEDPREWVSMRDWLHFRVGAHIDVDAFIEDGRFVLESGEPVLAADPYRSNVFVWFYRDLPDEAPVPGDIPVLFRDDRIVVVDKPAFLSTIPRGRHVRESVVVRLRHELGLPELTPMHRLDRVTSGVLLMSVERRYRGAYQTMFQDGEVTKTYRAVGPVSDGLALPTTVRNHLHKVPGTMQAEVLAGREPNSESLVEFERALTSQEEAALGGEPGRAVYRLTPRTGKTHQLRIHLWSLGIPIEGDPLYPAARNVAIDDFSTPLQLLASELRFTDPVDGSERSFVSGRALPLVSTN